TGCTCCAGTAGTCGTCGTGTTCGACGACGTCGAGCAGTTCGTGGCCCGCCTTGTCGAGCCACTCGGGCACGTCGTCTTTCGACCCTGTATCCGAGGTCTGTAGTTCGATGACAGTCCCCGGCTCGGACTTCTTGACCTTCCCGATGAGGTCCATCAGCGGACCGGGACAGCCGGCACCGCGCGAGTCGACCGTGACGTCGGGTGTGAGTGTGCTCATGAAGGTGTCACCAGTGTATAGAGTGACGGCTTCCTGGTAGATAATATTGTGCATAGTTTCCAAGAGTGTGAGAACCGTCGGTCGTCGACGCGAACGATCGACGACCGACGGAGAGCGAGGCCGTCCGCGAGCGGGCCGCCGTCGGGACCGGGAGAAGGGATCTGGAGGTTACTCGGGCTTGAGCCCGCCGTCCTGCACGCGCATCACGGCCTCCCCGTCGGGGAGGTTCGGGGCGTCGACCAGGCGGACGATCCGCTTGTCGCCCTTCGACTTGCGGAGGTACATCCGGAACGTGGAGGTGTGCCCGAGGATGTTGCCCCCGATCGGCTGGGTCGGATCGCCGAAGTACGAGTCGGGGTTGGAGGCGACCTGGTTCGTCACGAGGACGACGCTGTTGTAGAGGTTGCCGACGCGCATCAGGTCGTGGAGGTGTTTGTTGAGCTTCTGCTGGCGGTCGGCCAGTTGGCCCCGCCCCACGTACTCGGCGCGGAAGTGCGCGGTCAACGAGTCGACGCAGAGCAGGCGGACGGGCCACTCGTCGTCCTCGCTGTCGGAGGCGAGCTCCTTGGCCTTCTCGGCGAGGAGGATCTGGTGGTTGGAGTTGAACGCCTTCGCGACGTGGATCCGGTCGAGAACGTCGGCGAGGAGCTCCTCCATGGCCGCCTCGTCGCCGGGCGAACCCTCGATCTCGCGGTCGTCCAGCGTCGCCTGGATGATCTCGTCGTCGAGGCCGCGGACCATGTCGTCGATCCGCTCGGGGCGGAACGTGTCCTCGCTGTCGATGAAGATGCAGCTCCCGTGCAGCCCGCCGACCTCCGTCGGCAGCTGGACGTTGACCGCCATCTGGTGGGTCACCT
This Salinigranum marinum DNA region includes the following protein-coding sequences:
- a CDS encoding sulfurtransferase TusA family protein; the encoded protein is MSTLTPDVTVDSRGAGCPGPLMDLIGKVKKSEPGTVIELQTSDTGSKDDVPEWLDKAGHELLDVVEHDDYWSIYVRIG
- the radA gene encoding DNA repair and recombination protein RadA, which codes for MPDDDLESLPGVGPATADKLVEAGFESYQSIAVASPGELSNTADIGESTASDIINAARKAADVGGFETGSAVLERRKQIGKLSWYIDEVDDLLGGGLETQSITEVYGEFGAGKSQVTHQMAVNVQLPTEVGGLHGSCIFIDSEDTFRPERIDDMVRGLDDEIIQATLDDREIEGSPGDEAAMEELLADVLDRIHVAKAFNSNHQILLAEKAKELASDSEDDEWPVRLLCVDSLTAHFRAEYVGRGQLADRQQKLNKHLHDLMRVGNLYNSVVLVTNQVASNPDSYFGDPTQPIGGNILGHTSTFRMYLRKSKGDKRIVRLVDAPNLPDGEAVMRVQDGGLKPE